The Pseudomonadota bacterium genome contains a region encoding:
- a CDS encoding TonB-dependent receptor plug domain-containing protein yields MRPVKGSLLQQAAPGRGLVAWLCFALASSGTASAQEHEENEPEASRAESDAGDETPETEAEAETKPSKGSDAMEEIIVTGTAIGARRKEIGNSVGVLRMDQLEKQPIANMEEALSGGVEGVNVLNASGAPGTGNQVRIRGVNSITQGNDPLIYVDGVRVYSGAYRGFKSGGIVTAASSNQQSSVLNDINPNDIERIEVIKGAAATTLYGTEASSGVIQIFTKGGKTHLRDFTRWDMTVTGGVTRLRTLWGPQEPSQAWWDTYGTESQGLWLDQWKRTGTYQQYNLSVLGQTGDIGYNISGKWQNETGVLPEEGAQDWSLRGNLRFRPLKDLTVQYNNFLVRRRIEWLPNGNEAEGFLVNVLRGPKGYTGKENAADAYVLEQDFEDTHTHWVSGLTVAYAPLPGLNTTLTLGFDLLDQEALGVTPFGSFFVPMGERSTREWQSETRTLDFRTTYRANVTPDITSTSAFGFSAFDERQHEVSALSQNLAGGAANSTLNSGSQRQVEESRQREVNAGFFVQQAGGFYDQLFVTAGLRVDGNSSFGRSYGLQPYPKLSAAYVISQHAFWPQFFDFTKLRGAVGWSGKAPGRFDAAKVWSPIKAKATDVGVIPSNLGNPELGPERTREIEAGVETSMGGGRATLDVNVYQQRTSGALIRVALDPSLGFSGSQLRNIGLLDNSGLELNLRATPVQTPLLEWEVGLKLSLNKSNVISLGGEEDIYLGNDMSAVPGYPVAAYHADVILNPNEVGTPMIERDDTYIGPVFPTNTWQFDTTIRITGGLSITGRGELVRGHYLQSNVSYLNARREVWPACFDIQQRIKNDEPVTAGDRWLCDRSHTKNDAHIFPADFFRLRYVAVNYSLPDTWLPDWMDAATVSLAGRNLWLLTGYRGLDPESRETSNGGGGLNRHEYYNTPPVTRVNLTLRATM; encoded by the coding sequence ATGCGCCCAGTGAAAGGTAGTCTTCTACAGCAGGCAGCACCGGGGCGGGGGTTGGTGGCCTGGTTGTGCTTTGCCCTGGCGAGCAGCGGCACGGCGAGCGCACAGGAGCACGAAGAGAACGAACCGGAGGCCAGCCGCGCGGAGTCGGACGCCGGGGACGAGACGCCAGAGACTGAAGCCGAAGCCGAGACCAAACCCTCCAAGGGCAGCGATGCCATGGAGGAGATCATCGTGACCGGCACGGCCATCGGAGCCCGGCGCAAGGAAATCGGCAACAGCGTCGGCGTGCTGCGCATGGATCAGCTGGAGAAGCAACCGATCGCTAACATGGAAGAGGCGCTGAGCGGCGGGGTCGAGGGGGTCAACGTGCTCAACGCAAGCGGCGCGCCAGGCACCGGAAACCAGGTGCGAATACGGGGCGTCAACAGCATCACGCAGGGCAACGACCCGCTGATCTATGTAGACGGAGTGCGGGTCTATTCGGGCGCCTACCGGGGTTTCAAGAGCGGCGGCATCGTCACGGCCGCATCGTCCAATCAGCAGAGCTCGGTGCTCAACGACATCAATCCCAACGACATCGAGCGCATCGAGGTCATCAAAGGGGCGGCCGCCACGACGCTGTACGGGACCGAAGCCTCCAGCGGCGTGATCCAGATTTTCACCAAGGGCGGCAAGACGCATCTGCGCGACTTCACGCGCTGGGACATGACGGTCACCGGAGGAGTCACCCGCTTGCGCACGCTCTGGGGTCCGCAAGAGCCGTCGCAAGCTTGGTGGGACACCTATGGTACCGAATCGCAGGGACTCTGGCTCGACCAGTGGAAACGGACAGGCACCTACCAGCAGTACAATCTGTCTGTGCTCGGCCAGACCGGCGACATCGGCTACAACATCTCCGGCAAGTGGCAGAACGAAACCGGCGTCCTGCCCGAAGAGGGCGCGCAGGACTGGTCGCTGCGCGGCAACCTGCGGTTTCGCCCGCTCAAGGACCTCACGGTTCAATACAACAATTTTCTGGTCCGACGGCGCATCGAGTGGCTCCCCAACGGAAACGAAGCCGAGGGCTTCTTGGTCAACGTGCTGCGGGGCCCCAAAGGCTATACGGGCAAGGAAAACGCCGCCGACGCCTACGTGCTGGAGCAGGACTTCGAGGACACCCACACCCACTGGGTATCGGGTCTGACCGTTGCCTATGCACCGCTGCCCGGACTCAACACTACGCTCACCCTGGGATTCGATCTGCTCGACCAAGAGGCCCTGGGCGTGACCCCGTTTGGATCCTTCTTCGTGCCCATGGGAGAGCGCTCCACCCGCGAGTGGCAGAGTGAAACGCGGACTCTCGACTTCCGGACCACGTACCGTGCCAATGTGACTCCCGACATCACGAGCACGTCGGCGTTTGGTTTCTCCGCGTTCGACGAGCGGCAGCACGAGGTGAGCGCGCTCTCGCAGAACCTGGCCGGCGGCGCTGCCAACTCCACCCTGAACTCCGGCTCGCAAAGGCAAGTGGAAGAATCGCGGCAGCGCGAGGTCAATGCGGGTTTCTTCGTTCAGCAGGCCGGCGGCTTTTACGACCAGCTGTTCGTGACAGCGGGTCTGCGGGTGGACGGCAACAGCTCCTTCGGGCGCTCCTACGGCCTGCAGCCCTACCCCAAGCTCAGTGCCGCCTACGTCATCTCCCAGCACGCCTTCTGGCCGCAGTTCTTCGATTTCACTAAATTGCGAGGCGCTGTCGGCTGGTCAGGAAAAGCTCCAGGCCGCTTTGACGCCGCCAAGGTCTGGTCGCCGATCAAGGCCAAAGCCACCGACGTCGGGGTGATTCCCTCCAACCTAGGCAACCCTGAGCTCGGCCCGGAGCGGACGCGTGAGATCGAAGCCGGCGTCGAGACCAGCATGGGGGGGGGGCGCGCCACCCTGGACGTGAACGTCTATCAGCAACGCACCTCGGGTGCCCTGATCCGGGTCGCGCTCGACCCCAGCCTGGGTTTCTCGGGCTCCCAGCTGCGCAACATCGGCCTGCTCGATAACAGCGGGCTCGAGCTGAACCTGAGGGCTACGCCGGTGCAGACGCCGTTGCTGGAATGGGAGGTCGGCCTCAAGCTGTCCTTGAACAAGTCCAACGTAATCAGTCTCGGCGGCGAGGAGGACATCTATCTCGGCAACGACATGTCGGCCGTTCCCGGCTACCCCGTCGCCGCCTACCACGCCGATGTCATTTTGAACCCCAACGAAGTGGGGACACCCATGATCGAAAGGGATGATACGTACATCGGTCCCGTGTTTCCGACCAACACCTGGCAATTCGACACCACCATCAGGATTACAGGAGGCCTCTCGATCACGGGACGCGGAGAGCTCGTCAGGGGCCACTACCTGCAAAGCAACGTATCCTACCTGAACGCCAGACGAGAGGTTTGGCCGGCCTGTTTCGACATTCAGCAACGCATCAAGAACGACGAGCCCGTAACCGCAGGCGATCGCTGGCTATGCGACCGATCGCACACCAAGAACGACGCCCACATCTTTCCGGCCGACTTCTTTCGATTGCGCTATGTGGCCGTCAACTACAGCCTTCCAGACACCTGGCTGCCCGACTGGATGGACGCCGCCACGGTCAGCCTCGCGGGCCGCAACCTGTGGCTGCTCACAGGCTACCGCGGCCTCGACCCCGAGTCTCGCGAAACCAGCAACGGCGGTGGAGGCCTGAACCGGCACGAGTACTACAACACACCGCCCGTCACACGCGTCAACCTGACTTTGCGAGCCACCATGTAG